A portion of the Colius striatus isolate bColStr4 chromosome 1, bColStr4.1.hap1, whole genome shotgun sequence genome contains these proteins:
- the DEPDC4 gene encoding DEP domain-containing protein 4, whose amino-acid sequence MAGYLTPRFRRLQSQSELDPRRGSGRRRGDCDGPFQATQIWNSIIHALHSQVEIKRRRQHLKTYKNCFTGSNAVDVVLSHLMQSMYLSCNDISRLKGVRVCQALMDHKVFEPVGAKLCLFKNEKETEFEDTNTSLYKFVNSSLTPLLPRKNKDNESLSPEQICKQKTKRPSKMKGEITLSNPLALEAADKTRVEELLQSINVHTSLPPKIMVNQPAHLLSKKVIEDVWKQQSLLRLLQLIDVPLLEDILVSSLRTKPHCFGKEEDLIISNTFLDREVICSLNLPELDKWLYAAIECLEYFPDQFLVMVSQQLPQSTDKPSSLDAYKKILFDVIIKYYTQKKDSLLATQDLDIHSGIIELIEKGKTNQALEASQLYLKLLAPNIREELHRLLTFIAIASESEGYKLQKQFDNRSVIIKTCTKFILQNKTLSKPQAELLTQFLVDNHAELFKTPLTLLELISRRLESLLEGQDPDIDSGFTFCQRVTAEEYEDQKQQTNQYLLALLQEMDSDPTIPLKQKRKLIKELRKYHSLA is encoded by the exons ATGGCGGGTTATTTGACTCCGCGATTCAGGAGGCTCCAGAGTCAGAGCGAGTTAGACCCGCGACGAGGGAGCGGGCGGCGACGAGGAg aTTGTGATGGTCCTTTTCAAGCAACTCAAATATGGAATAGTATTATTCACGCTCTTCACAGTCAGGTGGAAATCAAAAGACGTAGACAACATCTGAAAACATATAAAAACTGTTTCACCGGCTCGAATGCTGTTGATGTGGTACTAAGCCATCTTATGCAAAGCATGTACCTAAGCTGCAATGATATTTCTCGTCTGAAGGGAGTCCGAGTATGCCAAGCATTGATGGATCACAAGGTGTTTGAGCCAGTTGGAGCAAAGCTTTGCTTATtcaagaatgagaaagaaacagagttTGAAGACACAAACACTAGTCTCTATAAATTTGTAAATAGCAGTCTTACTCCTCTTCTTCCAAGAAAGAATAAAGACAATGAAAGCTTATCTCCTGAGCAAATCtgcaaacagaagacaaaaagacCTTCCAA AATGAAGGGTGAAATAACACTTTCAAACCCCTTAGCATTAGAAGCAGCTGATAAAACGAGGGTAGAGGAGCTTCTTCAATCAATAAATGTTCACACATCTTTACCTCCAAAGATCATGGTTAATCAACCAGCTCATCTGCTGTCCAAAAAAG TAATAGAGGATGTCTGGAAACAGCAAAGTCTGCTACGACTGCTGCAGTTAATTGATGTTCCACTTCTAGAAGATATCTTGGTGTCTTCATTGAGGACAAAGCCACACTGTTTTGGCAAAGAAGAAGACCTGATTATCTCAAATACTTTCCTGGACAGAGAGGTTATATGTAGCTTAAACTTGCCTGA GCTTGACAAATGGCTCTATGCTGCAATTGAGTGCTTGGAGTATTTCCCAGACCAATTCCTAGTGATGGTTAGTCAGCAGTTACCTCAAAGCACTGACAAACCCAGCAGTCTGGATGCATACAAGAAGATTCTTTTTGATGTTATAATAAAGTATTATACTCAAAAGAAGGACTCCCTTCTTGCCACTCAGGATCTCGATATTCATTCAGGAATTATAGAACTTATAG aaaaaggaaaaacaaatcaagCTCTAGAGGCATCACAACTTTATCTAAAATTATTAGCACCAAATATCCGAGAAGAACTACATAGGCTCCTGACATTCATAGCCATTGCATCTGAATCTGAGGGCTACAAGTTACAAAAACAA TTTGATAACAGATCAGTAATCATCAAGACCTGCACAAAGTTCATCTTACAAAATAAGACATTGTCAAAACCACAGGCAGAACTGCTGACTCAGTTTCTGGTAGACAATCACGCTGAGCTCTTCAAG ACTCCTTTAACTCTTCTGGAACTAATTAGTAGGAGGCTTGAGAGTTTGCTAGAAGGACAAGATCCAGATATCGATTCAG GCTTCACTTTCTGTCAGCGTGTGACAGCTGAAGAATATGAAGATCAAAAACAACAAACGAATCAgtatcttcttgctttgcttcAAGAGATGGACAGTGACCCCACTATTCCTttgaagcagaagaggaaattaATTAAAGAATTACGAAAATACCATTCTCTTGCCTAA
- the ACTR6 gene encoding actin-related protein 6 isoform X1 yields MATLVLDNGAYNAKIGYSHANVSVIPNCQFRSKTARLKTFTANQLDEIKDPSGLFYILPFQKGYLVNWDVQRQVWDYLFGKEMYQVDFVDTNIIITEPYFNFSSIQESMNEILFEEYQFQAVLRVNAGALSAHRYFRDNPSELCCIIVDSGYSFTHIVPYCRSKKKKEAIIRINVGGKLLTNHLKEIISYRQLHVMDETHVINQVKEDVCYVSQDFYKDMDIAKLKGEENTVMVDYVLPDFSTIKKGFCKPREEMVISGKYKTGEQILRLTNERFAVPEILFHPSDIGIQEMGIPEAIVYSIQNLPEEMQPHFFKNIVLTGGNTLFPGFRDRVYSEVRCLTPTDYDVSVVLPENPITYSWEGGKLISENDDFEDMVVTREDYEEHGHNICEEKFDI; encoded by the exons ATGGCGACGCTGGTGCTGGATAACGGCGCCTACAACGCCAAGATCGGCTACAGCCACGCCAACGTCAG CGTTATTCCCAACTGTCAGTTCAGATCAAAGACTGCACGCTTGAAAACCTTTACAGCAAATCAACTGGATGAAATTAAAGATCCCTCTGGTCTGTTTTATATTCTTCCTTTTCAAAAA GGTTATTTGGTGAATTGGGATGTCCAGAGACAAGTTTGGGATTAtctttttggaaaagaaatgtatCAA GTGGATTTTGTAGATACCAATATTATTATTACCGAACCTTATTTTAACTTCAGTTCAATACAAGAATCCATGAACGaaattttatttgaagaatATCAATTTCAAGCTGTTCTTAGAGTAAATG CTGGAGCTCTTAGCGCACACAGGTATTTCCGGGATAATCCATCGGAGTTGTGCTGTATCATTGTGGATAGTGGATACTCTTTTACACACATTGTACCTTACTGTAGAagtaagaagaagaaagaagcaatCATCCG GATTAATGTTGGAGGAAAACTCTTAACCAACCATCTGAAGGAGATAATCTCTTACAG GCAGCTACATGTTATGGATGAAACACATGTAATTAACCAAGTAAAAGAAGACGTGTGTTATGTTTCTCAAGACTTCTACAAGGACATGGACATTGCCAA attgaaaggagaggaaaatacTGTAATGGTAGATTATGTTTTGCCAGACTTCAGCACAATCAAAAAGGGATTCTGTAAG CCAAGGGAAGAGATGGTGATAAGTGGAAAATACAAAACCGGTGAACAAATACTTCGTCTAACAAATGAAAGATTTGCAGTTCCAGAAATACTCTTCCATCCTTCGGATATTGGTATTCAAGAGATGGGAATTCCTGAAGCCATTGTTTATTCTATTCAAAATTTACCTGAAG aaatgcaacctcatttcttcaagaacATCGTTCTGACTGGGGGAAACACCCTATTTCCAGGCTTCAGAGATAGGGTTTATTCTGAAGTTCGATGTCTTACTCCAACTGATTATGATGTTTCTGTTGTTCTTCCTGAAAA CCCTATTACTTATTCTTGGGAAGGTGGGAAGCTCATTTCTGAAAATGATGATTTTGAAGACATGGTAGTAACTAGAGAAGATTACGAAGAACATGGACACAATATCTGTGAAGAGAAATTTGATATATAG
- the ACTR6 gene encoding actin-related protein 6 isoform X2, which translates to MATLVLDNGAYNAKIGYSHANVSVIPNCQFRSKTARLKTFTANQLDEIKDPSGLFYILPFQKVDFVDTNIIITEPYFNFSSIQESMNEILFEEYQFQAVLRVNAGALSAHRYFRDNPSELCCIIVDSGYSFTHIVPYCRSKKKKEAIIRINVGGKLLTNHLKEIISYRQLHVMDETHVINQVKEDVCYVSQDFYKDMDIAKLKGEENTVMVDYVLPDFSTIKKGFCKPREEMVISGKYKTGEQILRLTNERFAVPEILFHPSDIGIQEMGIPEAIVYSIQNLPEEMQPHFFKNIVLTGGNTLFPGFRDRVYSEVRCLTPTDYDVSVVLPENPITYSWEGGKLISENDDFEDMVVTREDYEEHGHNICEEKFDI; encoded by the exons ATGGCGACGCTGGTGCTGGATAACGGCGCCTACAACGCCAAGATCGGCTACAGCCACGCCAACGTCAG CGTTATTCCCAACTGTCAGTTCAGATCAAAGACTGCACGCTTGAAAACCTTTACAGCAAATCAACTGGATGAAATTAAAGATCCCTCTGGTCTGTTTTATATTCTTCCTTTTCAAAAA GTGGATTTTGTAGATACCAATATTATTATTACCGAACCTTATTTTAACTTCAGTTCAATACAAGAATCCATGAACGaaattttatttgaagaatATCAATTTCAAGCTGTTCTTAGAGTAAATG CTGGAGCTCTTAGCGCACACAGGTATTTCCGGGATAATCCATCGGAGTTGTGCTGTATCATTGTGGATAGTGGATACTCTTTTACACACATTGTACCTTACTGTAGAagtaagaagaagaaagaagcaatCATCCG GATTAATGTTGGAGGAAAACTCTTAACCAACCATCTGAAGGAGATAATCTCTTACAG GCAGCTACATGTTATGGATGAAACACATGTAATTAACCAAGTAAAAGAAGACGTGTGTTATGTTTCTCAAGACTTCTACAAGGACATGGACATTGCCAA attgaaaggagaggaaaatacTGTAATGGTAGATTATGTTTTGCCAGACTTCAGCACAATCAAAAAGGGATTCTGTAAG CCAAGGGAAGAGATGGTGATAAGTGGAAAATACAAAACCGGTGAACAAATACTTCGTCTAACAAATGAAAGATTTGCAGTTCCAGAAATACTCTTCCATCCTTCGGATATTGGTATTCAAGAGATGGGAATTCCTGAAGCCATTGTTTATTCTATTCAAAATTTACCTGAAG aaatgcaacctcatttcttcaagaacATCGTTCTGACTGGGGGAAACACCCTATTTCCAGGCTTCAGAGATAGGGTTTATTCTGAAGTTCGATGTCTTACTCCAACTGATTATGATGTTTCTGTTGTTCTTCCTGAAAA CCCTATTACTTATTCTTGGGAAGGTGGGAAGCTCATTTCTGAAAATGATGATTTTGAAGACATGGTAGTAACTAGAGAAGATTACGAAGAACATGGACACAATATCTGTGAAGAGAAATTTGATATATAG